Proteins encoded in a region of the Chryseobacterium piperi genome:
- a CDS encoding T9SS type B sorting domain-containing protein produces MRKLLLLFILFLSQLYFSQSDCITAIPVCGNSNISYQPTGSGTVVDIPGPPNPVPPDLCLKGGEHYSVWYSFSIATSGTLTFEITPNTNPNLPPDDPANDAADYDWAVWGPSPTCGNLGAPVACNFAPRTGPWPYPTGLATNPPNSSYGPPMNVNAGETYVLLVDNYSTNSFGFSLTWGGTATLASAFNDPVLTPHPFVTPGTPGPTPDSPNEILKCALPGPFNFTTLSAGIVNGNANFSVTYHDNNNDAITGNNALPNPTIVNGTTVYYYRIMYTDPNDPNNPINKCFITGKFKFRQGNIIAKDDTIYSCNNNGAGTATFNLTLADTFNDPTAIKKYYPTLNDMNAGTNQITNPAAYVSGEKIVYVKVTSLEGCSDDATITLKFHPVVVVKDALIESCYIDTNINTASFDLTTADVTSQAPVTKKFYTTMADALSGNNPIANPTAYVAMSGDVYVRVISANLCYAIAKITLKVLPPVKSNVLKDVTICMEDTTTLDAGPGFDGYEWSTGATTQSIQNIGVGAYWVKLKTGICYTVQEVHVYPSQQPVISSIDISNNTITVNVSGGKSPYKYSLDGINWQDSNVFTGLPRGENKIYVIDSFDCRPIDVQVTVPNLINAITPNGDNINDYVDYSELSYKKNLVFIVYDRYGNKLYEADKIRGYRWDGTSGGKKIVTGTYWYTISWNENDKNSTPTKYSGWILVKNRE; encoded by the coding sequence ATGAGAAAACTACTACTTCTTTTTATTTTATTTTTATCCCAACTATATTTTTCACAATCCGACTGTATTACAGCGATTCCGGTTTGTGGAAACTCCAATATCTCTTATCAGCCTACAGGCTCCGGAACTGTCGTTGATATTCCCGGGCCACCCAATCCTGTTCCTCCAGATCTTTGCCTTAAGGGAGGAGAACATTATTCGGTATGGTATTCATTTTCTATAGCTACTTCAGGTACATTAACCTTTGAAATAACTCCTAACACCAATCCCAATTTACCACCGGATGACCCAGCTAATGATGCTGCGGATTACGACTGGGCAGTATGGGGACCCAGCCCTACTTGCGGAAACTTAGGAGCTCCTGTCGCTTGTAATTTTGCCCCAAGAACCGGGCCGTGGCCTTATCCGACCGGATTAGCAACCAATCCCCCTAACTCAAGCTACGGACCTCCAATGAATGTAAATGCAGGCGAGACTTATGTTTTATTGGTAGACAACTACAGTACAAACTCATTCGGGTTTTCTTTAACATGGGGCGGAACCGCTACTTTAGCTTCAGCGTTCAATGATCCGGTACTGACTCCACATCCGTTTGTTACTCCTGGAACTCCCGGACCTACTCCGGATTCCCCTAATGAAATTTTAAAATGCGCATTACCTGGTCCGTTTAATTTTACTACTCTTTCTGCTGGTATTGTTAATGGCAATGCTAATTTCTCAGTTACTTATCATGATAATAACAATGATGCTATAACTGGAAACAACGCTCTTCCTAATCCAACAATTGTAAACGGAACAACAGTATATTATTATAGAATCATGTATACGGATCCTAATGATCCCAATAATCCGATTAATAAATGTTTCATAACCGGTAAATTTAAATTCAGGCAGGGTAATATTATAGCCAAGGATGACACCATCTATTCCTGTAATAATAATGGAGCCGGAACAGCAACATTCAATCTGACTTTAGCAGATACATTTAATGATCCGACTGCCATTAAGAAGTATTATCCGACGCTTAATGATATGAATGCCGGAACCAATCAGATTACCAACCCCGCAGCATATGTTTCAGGTGAAAAAATAGTATATGTAAAAGTTACATCATTAGAAGGATGTTCAGATGATGCTACCATTACACTGAAGTTCCATCCGGTAGTCGTGGTAAAGGATGCGCTTATTGAATCTTGTTATATAGATACGAATATCAATACAGCATCTTTTGACTTAACAACTGCTGATGTTACCAGTCAGGCTCCGGTCACTAAAAAATTCTACACGACAATGGCCGATGCTTTGAGTGGAAATAATCCAATCGCCAATCCTACAGCATACGTAGCTATGAGTGGAGATGTCTATGTCAGGGTAATTAGCGCCAATTTATGTTATGCCATTGCAAAAATTACCCTTAAAGTATTACCTCCGGTAAAATCTAACGTCCTAAAAGATGTAACCATCTGTATGGAAGATACTACTACTTTAGATGCCGGACCTGGTTTTGACGGATATGAATGGAGCACTGGTGCAACCACTCAATCCATACAAAATATAGGAGTCGGTGCATATTGGGTAAAATTAAAAACCGGAATCTGCTACACCGTGCAGGAAGTACACGTATACCCTTCTCAGCAACCCGTTATCAGCAGTATAGATATTTCAAACAATACTATTACGGTGAATGTTTCGGGTGGAAAATCACCTTATAAATATTCTCTGGATGGTATTAACTGGCAGGATTCTAATGTGTTTACCGGGCTTCCAAGAGGAGAAAACAAAATATATGTTATTGACTCTTTTGATTGCAGACCTATTGACGTTCAGGTAACGGTTCCTAATCTGATCAATGCTATTACTCCTAACGGAGATAACATCAACGATTATGTAGATTATTCAGAATTATCATATAAGAAAAATTTAGTTTTCATTGTATATGACAGATATGGAAACAAACTATATGAAGCGGATAAAATAAGAGGATACAGATGGGATGGTACTTCCGGTGGTAAAAAAATAGTCACTGGTACCTATTGGTATACGATTTCATGGAATGAAAATGATAAAAACAGTACACCAACCAAATACAGCGGCTGGATTCTGGTAAAAAACAGAGAATAG
- the dnaB gene encoding replicative DNA helicase translates to MAQKETLSSLTHGNFAKELSIADGKMPPNAVDFERLIIGTFLIDKKGLDHSIDLLTPDVFYDPRHQVIFTTILKLYEGNHPVDLMTIIQELKKEEKLPSAGGDHYIIDLTMGVSSSAHIEYHVRVILEKYILRSLINVSANVIDSSYKESTDVFELLDKAEQSFFEITNGTIKKGFDTANSLVKQAIDTIKSLKDKEGLSGVPSGFRDVDKETGGWQNSDLIIIAARPAMGKTAFLLSMARNIAVGHKIPMALFSLEMASVQLITRMIASETRISSEKLRKGTLDDEEWQRLFSNVSELENAPLYIDETPSLSIFDFRAKCRRLVMQHGVRLIMVDYLQLMTAGGGGKGGGNREQEISMISRSLKAIAKELNVPVIALSQLSRSVETRPGKRPQLSDLRESGAIEQDADIVSFIFRPEYYKIAVWDNDEEGQETSTENQAELIIAKHRNGATADVRLSFLKHFAKFGDVEAALGGAPGYPSNFNSGEPSGFDKIKTTIQPGAAFDLPDSSQLSGSSMNDFDDDDDFPF, encoded by the coding sequence ATGGCGCAGAAAGAAACATTATCATCTCTTACGCACGGAAACTTTGCGAAAGAATTGTCAATTGCAGATGGAAAAATGCCTCCTAATGCAGTAGATTTTGAAAGACTGATCATCGGAACTTTTTTAATAGATAAAAAAGGGCTTGACCACTCTATTGATTTATTGACTCCTGACGTTTTTTATGATCCTAGGCACCAGGTTATCTTTACTACTATTTTAAAGCTATATGAAGGTAACCACCCTGTTGACCTTATGACTATTATACAGGAATTAAAAAAAGAGGAGAAACTACCTTCAGCTGGTGGTGACCATTATATTATAGATCTTACGATGGGGGTAAGCTCCTCCGCACACATAGAATACCATGTTCGTGTAATTCTTGAAAAATATATTTTAAGAAGTTTAATCAACGTTTCGGCTAACGTAATTGACTCTTCATACAAGGAATCTACGGATGTTTTTGAATTATTGGATAAAGCTGAGCAATCATTTTTTGAAATTACCAACGGAACCATTAAAAAAGGATTTGATACAGCTAATTCATTGGTAAAACAGGCTATTGATACAATCAAATCATTAAAAGACAAGGAAGGTCTTTCAGGAGTTCCTTCAGGATTTCGGGATGTAGATAAAGAAACCGGAGGCTGGCAGAATTCCGACCTTATCATTATTGCCGCCCGTCCCGCGATGGGTAAAACAGCATTCCTGCTATCTATGGCAAGAAATATAGCCGTAGGACATAAAATCCCAATGGCCCTTTTCTCTCTCGAGATGGCATCGGTACAGCTTATCACCAGGATGATTGCTTCTGAAACAAGAATTTCTTCCGAAAAATTAAGAAAAGGAACTTTGGATGATGAAGAATGGCAGAGATTATTCTCTAACGTGTCTGAATTGGAAAATGCTCCACTTTATATTGATGAAACTCCTTCCCTCTCCATATTTGACTTCCGTGCGAAATGCCGAAGACTGGTAATGCAGCATGGTGTACGACTGATCATGGTCGATTATCTTCAGCTAATGACTGCCGGAGGTGGTGGAAAAGGAGGCGGAAATCGTGAGCAGGAAATCTCCATGATCTCCCGTTCATTAAAAGCTATTGCGAAGGAATTAAATGTTCCCGTTATTGCACTTTCCCAGCTTTCAAGAAGTGTGGAGACCCGTCCGGGAAAACGACCTCAGCTTTCCGACCTTAGGGAATCCGGAGCTATTGAGCAGGATGCCGATATCGTATCCTTCATCTTCAGACCTGAATATTATAAGATTGCCGTTTGGGACAATGATGAAGAAGGACAAGAAACCTCAACGGAAAACCAGGCCGAGCTCATTATCGCAAAACACAGAAATGGTGCGACAGCAGACGTAAGGTTATCGTTCCTGAAACATTTCGCCAAATTTGGAGATGTTGAAGCTGCGCTTGGAGGAGCTCCGGGATACCCATCTAATTTCAATTCCGGTGAGCCAAGTGGCTTTGATAAGATCAAGACTACTATTCAACCGGGAGCGGCATTTGATCTTCCGGATAGTTCTCAACTCTCAGGATCTTCAATGAATGATTTTGATGACGACGACGATTTTCCTTTTTAA
- the rnhA gene encoding ribonuclease HI — protein MRIEIYTDGACSGNPGKGGYGILMRVPEKNYQKTFSKGFRKTTNNRMELLAVITALEKLKSPENDIHVFTDSKYVADAVNQNWITGWIKRGWKNVKNPDLWQKFIVLYNKHNPKMHWIKGHAGHFENELCDKLAVAAAASNNLEVDTYFENLENNSLF, from the coding sequence TTGAGAATTGAAATTTACACTGATGGAGCCTGCAGTGGCAACCCGGGAAAGGGTGGCTACGGAATTCTCATGCGCGTTCCTGAAAAAAATTATCAAAAAACTTTTTCCAAAGGCTTTCGTAAAACAACAAATAACAGAATGGAACTTCTGGCTGTCATTACAGCTTTAGAAAAATTGAAGTCTCCTGAAAATGACATTCATGTATTCACAGACAGTAAATACGTAGCCGATGCTGTTAATCAAAACTGGATAACAGGATGGATAAAAAGAGGATGGAAAAATGTAAAAAATCCTGATCTCTGGCAGAAATTCATCGTGCTTTACAACAAGCACAATCCTAAGATGCATTGGATAAAAGGACATGCAGGTCACTTCGAGAATGAGTTATGTGATAAGCTGGCTGTGGCTGCGGCAGCATCAAATAACCTGGAAGTAGATACCTATTTTGAAAATCTTGAAAACAACTCTCTCTTTTAA
- a CDS encoding T9SS type B sorting domain-containing protein: MSKKLLFYFTLILFCLSGELLSQTYQLTGNPVNTTGWTVVPTAAVNGDFVMLTDDLTNKSGAIKLNDPINLKYCDKWRIEFDFRIDGNGASLGRGDGFAFWYLANPPITSQQGSGLGIPQNAVGLMIGFDIYNNTTGGQMSKVHVAYGVVQNTTDTNNIEYFNTAGSSFHSPDLNPTQPFVGPTYKHVEVTGEVDPANIANWIIKIKIDGVSIADQSFAPAGAAASMTQGYFGFSASTGAASARSSIKNVKIYTDKVAILQNSVAQSFCPNPSTGSGSVNLTTFNSQFVNTPANYTFTYYVLGSSTPIANPVNYQFNSNTTVSVVIKDNAGILCDNPDGKIQLTLAPFTANNVTISECNNNKAGTATFNLDTANVTGVPGVSKKYYKTLADLNAGTNPITNTTSYVSAPGIVYVRVTTPQGCTGTAQITLAFLPEVVTNDDTLRACFIENNPTSAAFDLTSASVTIPPATKKYYTTLADAIAGTNEIANPTAYVSTNGIVYVKVINSTNCYAIAKINLFVLSPVQSTVLKDKTICIDEKTTLDAGPGFDGYLWSTGATTQSIDNIPVGIYSVLLKTGSCITTQIVRVNPAPAPTIASIDITNNTITINVNGGTLPYKYSLDGINWQDSNTFTGLPRGEVKVFVKDVYNCPPIDVQVTVPNLINAITPNGDNVNDYIDYSALAYKKNLVFIVYDRYGNKLYEADKIRNYKWDGTSGGKKVKTATYWYTISWNENDKNNTQTKYNGWVLVKNRE; encoded by the coding sequence ATGAGTAAAAAACTACTGTTTTATTTTACCCTAATTTTATTCTGTCTATCCGGAGAACTTTTATCACAAACATATCAGCTTACCGGCAATCCCGTGAACACTACTGGCTGGACTGTTGTTCCTACAGCAGCTGTAAACGGAGATTTTGTAATGCTTACCGATGACCTTACCAATAAGTCGGGAGCAATAAAGCTTAATGATCCTATTAATCTAAAATATTGTGATAAGTGGAGAATCGAATTTGACTTCAGAATTGATGGAAATGGCGCTTCCCTTGGAAGAGGAGATGGTTTTGCATTCTGGTATCTTGCTAATCCTCCCATCACCAGCCAGCAAGGATCAGGCTTAGGAATCCCTCAAAATGCAGTAGGCCTTATGATTGGTTTTGATATTTACAACAATACCACTGGAGGGCAGATGAGTAAGGTTCATGTTGCATATGGTGTAGTCCAAAACACTACTGATACAAACAATATAGAATATTTTAACACAGCCGGAAGTTCATTCCATTCTCCTGACCTCAATCCTACCCAGCCATTCGTTGGTCCTACTTATAAGCATGTGGAAGTAACCGGCGAAGTAGATCCTGCCAACATTGCCAACTGGATCATTAAAATTAAAATTGACGGCGTATCTATTGCGGACCAGTCTTTTGCACCAGCAGGAGCAGCAGCAAGTATGACTCAAGGATATTTTGGTTTTTCAGCATCGACAGGAGCCGCATCTGCAAGAAGTTCTATTAAAAATGTAAAAATCTATACCGATAAAGTTGCTATTCTACAGAATTCAGTTGCACAGTCCTTTTGCCCCAACCCTTCAACGGGAAGTGGATCAGTCAATCTAACCACATTCAATTCTCAATTTGTTAATACGCCGGCAAATTATACTTTTACTTATTATGTTTTAGGCAGCTCCACTCCTATAGCAAACCCTGTTAATTATCAGTTTAACAGTAACACTACAGTCTCAGTGGTGATTAAAGATAATGCCGGAATTCTGTGTGATAACCCTGATGGAAAAATACAGCTAACTCTCGCTCCTTTCACAGCCAATAACGTCACTATTTCCGAATGTAACAATAATAAAGCAGGAACAGCAACTTTCAATCTTGATACAGCAAATGTAACAGGTGTACCTGGAGTTAGCAAGAAATACTATAAAACCCTGGCAGACCTTAATGCGGGAACCAATCCAATTACAAATACAACCAGCTACGTATCAGCACCCGGAATCGTTTACGTAAGGGTCACAACACCCCAAGGCTGTACAGGAACGGCACAGATCACCTTAGCATTTCTCCCTGAAGTTGTTACCAATGATGACACCCTAAGAGCTTGTTTTATCGAAAACAATCCCACCAGCGCGGCATTTGACTTAACCTCCGCCAGCGTTACAATCCCGCCGGCTACTAAAAAGTATTATACAACCTTAGCTGATGCCATAGCCGGAACTAATGAAATTGCCAACCCGACAGCATATGTTTCCACGAATGGTATCGTGTATGTCAAAGTAATCAATTCGACCAATTGTTATGCAATTGCTAAAATCAATCTTTTTGTTTTAAGTCCGGTGCAATCCACTGTTCTTAAAGACAAAACAATTTGCATTGATGAGAAAACAACTTTAGATGCCGGGCCCGGTTTCGATGGTTACTTATGGAGTACCGGTGCTACGACTCAATCTATTGACAATATTCCTGTTGGAATCTATTCAGTATTATTAAAAACAGGAAGCTGTATCACCACACAAATTGTAAGGGTTAATCCAGCTCCGGCTCCTACTATTGCAAGTATCGATATCACCAATAATACCATTACCATCAATGTCAACGGAGGTACCCTGCCATACAAATACTCATTGGATGGTATTAATTGGCAAGACTCTAATACATTTACCGGGCTACCGAGAGGAGAAGTTAAGGTATTTGTGAAAGATGTTTATAACTGCCCTCCTATTGATGTTCAAGTCACTGTTCCTAATCTGATTAACGCCATTACTCCTAACGGAGATAATGTGAACGATTATATTGATTATTCTGCTCTGGCTTACAAAAAAAATCTTGTATTTATTGTTTACGACAGATATGGAAACAAATTGTATGAAGCGGATAAAATCAGAAATTATAAATGGGACGGAACCTCCGGTGGTAAAAAAGTAAAAACGGCTACTTACTGGTATACCATTTCATGGAACGAAAACGATAAAAACAATACTCAAACAAAGTACAATGGTTGGGTATTGGTAAAAAACAGAGAATAA
- a CDS encoding T9SS type B sorting domain-containing protein, giving the protein MKKALLSFLLIILMNLSLSSQTYQLTGNPVNTTGWDLVSSANVNGDFIQLTADQGNLYGAIKLADPINLRYCDKWKVEFDFRIDGNGTAQFGRGDGFTFWYLANPPTGFVSGGGLGIPANASGLMVGFDIFNNTTEGQMSKVHILYGTNNSTNNNIEYNNTPGSTFHSPDLNPTQPFVGATYKHVEVNGETDLTNPTNWIIKVRIDGVLIVDQSFAPSGGAIGMTQGYFGFSAATGGASARHSIKNAKIFVDKVPILQNTITPFVCVNPATGNGTVDLTSYNSQFVNNPGNYLFTYYLLGSSTPIANPTSFQYSGNTTITVVVRDPSSTLCDNGDGVIQLNPTPFAVDDVTLTGCNNNNAGTATFDLTTAAVTTAPGVIKQYYPSLNDLNAGTNEIMTPNAYASPAGSVFVKVTTPQGCVDTAQITLNLHPVVVVSDAVLRSCFLESSPATASFNLTIAPVTSQTGVTKKYYPSLTDAINGTNEITTQNAYIAPNGVVYIKVINGNGCYSVAKVTLVVLPPVLSAVLKDKTICIEDKTTLDAGPGFNSYEWSTGATTQSITDVPVGTYWVKLKTGECIATQTVNVYPSEQPVITSVDISTSTITVNVIGGTPPYQYSLDNINWQASNVFTNIQRGESTIYVKDAYDCDPIHILVTNPNLINVITPNGDGINDVIDYSALAGKQNLVFSIFDRYGAKIHQGDKFNKYRWDGTVAGRKVPTGSYWFTVNWNEKDKKNTAFKYSGWILVKNRE; this is encoded by the coding sequence ATGAAAAAAGCTTTACTCTCCTTTCTTTTGATTATTTTAATGAACCTCTCCCTCTCTTCCCAAACCTATCAACTTACGGGAAATCCTGTAAATACAACAGGATGGGACCTCGTCTCAAGTGCCAATGTTAACGGAGACTTTATTCAGCTTACAGCAGATCAGGGAAACTTATATGGTGCTATAAAACTGGCAGACCCTATTAATCTCAGATATTGTGACAAATGGAAAGTTGAATTTGATTTCAGAATTGACGGAAACGGAACTGCTCAGTTCGGCAGAGGAGATGGATTTACCTTCTGGTATTTGGCTAATCCCCCTACAGGATTCGTTTCAGGGGGAGGACTTGGAATTCCAGCCAATGCATCAGGTTTAATGGTCGGTTTTGATATTTTCAACAATACCACGGAAGGACAGATGAGTAAAGTGCACATCCTGTATGGAACCAATAATTCAACCAACAATAATATTGAATATAATAATACTCCCGGAAGTACTTTTCACTCACCGGACCTCAACCCTACCCAGCCATTTGTAGGTGCCACCTACAAACATGTAGAAGTAAACGGAGAAACTGATCTCACCAATCCAACGAACTGGATTATTAAAGTAAGAATTGATGGAGTACTTATTGTAGACCAGTCTTTTGCTCCTTCAGGTGGCGCTATAGGAATGACTCAGGGATATTTTGGATTTTCAGCGGCAACAGGAGGAGCCAGCGCAAGGCACTCTATTAAAAATGCGAAAATTTTTGTGGATAAAGTTCCTATTTTACAAAACACCATCACTCCCTTTGTCTGTGTCAATCCTGCAACAGGAAATGGTACTGTAGATCTGACTTCTTATAATTCCCAGTTTGTTAACAATCCTGGAAATTATCTGTTTACTTACTATCTTTTAGGAAGTTCTACCCCTATTGCCAATCCAACAAGTTTTCAATATTCGGGCAATACAACAATCACAGTGGTTGTAAGAGATCCTTCATCCACCTTGTGCGATAACGGAGATGGTGTTATTCAGTTGAATCCTACCCCCTTTGCTGTAGATGATGTTACATTAACAGGCTGTAATAATAACAATGCAGGAACAGCTACATTTGATTTAACTACCGCCGCAGTAACTACTGCTCCGGGAGTAATCAAGCAATACTACCCTTCATTGAACGACCTCAACGCAGGAACTAATGAAATTATGACCCCTAACGCTTACGCCTCGCCCGCAGGTTCAGTATTTGTAAAAGTAACAACTCCTCAGGGCTGTGTAGATACAGCTCAAATCACATTAAATCTCCATCCTGTAGTAGTCGTTAGTGACGCAGTCTTACGATCATGTTTTTTAGAATCAAGTCCTGCAACCGCTTCTTTCAATCTCACTATTGCTCCGGTAACCAGCCAAACAGGAGTTACTAAAAAGTATTACCCATCTCTAACAGACGCGATAAACGGAACCAACGAAATTACAACACAAAATGCCTACATTGCTCCCAATGGGGTAGTCTATATTAAAGTGATCAATGGAAACGGATGTTATTCTGTAGCTAAAGTGACACTCGTTGTTCTTCCTCCTGTACTTTCTGCAGTTTTAAAGGATAAAACAATTTGTATTGAAGACAAAACAACATTAGACGCAGGTCCCGGCTTCAACTCATATGAATGGAGCACAGGAGCAACAACTCAATCGATTACAGACGTGCCCGTGGGGACTTATTGGGTAAAACTAAAAACGGGTGAATGTATTGCAACCCAAACCGTAAACGTTTATCCTTCGGAGCAGCCTGTAATTACCAGTGTTGATATTTCAACAAGTACCATTACCGTCAATGTGATAGGCGGAACACCGCCCTACCAGTACTCCCTGGATAATATCAACTGGCAGGCTTCTAATGTGTTTACCAACATCCAGAGAGGAGAAAGCACCATCTATGTAAAAGATGCGTACGACTGTGATCCAATTCATATTCTGGTAACTAATCCAAATTTAATTAATGTGATCACCCCTAACGGTGACGGAATTAATGATGTTATCGATTATTCGGCACTAGCGGGTAAACAAAATTTAGTTTTCAGCATTTTTGACAGATATGGAGCAAAAATTCACCAGGGTGACAAATTCAATAAATACCGATGGGATGGAACCGTAGCCGGCAGAAAAGTCCCTACTGGAAGCTATTGGTTTACCGTTAACTGGAATGAAAAAGACAAAAAAAATACCGCTTTCAAATATTCCGGATGGATATTGGTGAAGAATAGGGAATAA
- a CDS encoding NAD(P)H-dependent oxidoreductase: MNYLEALSKRYSVKKFNREIIPQEILHNILESGKLSASSLGLQPYKILVVESEEMKQRLIPAFYNPSQISTCSHLIVIISKKTIDESYIRGYFNHISEVRDIPLEQLDLFKNSISQHITQKSNDEIFNWAEKQSYIVLANLMYAAAIENIDSCPMEGFRQDLIEEILGLNPETEKVTVTLALGYRSDEDAFQHMKKVRKPDEKLFKFI, encoded by the coding sequence ATGAATTATTTGGAAGCTTTAAGCAAAAGATATTCTGTAAAAAAATTCAACAGAGAAATTATTCCTCAAGAAATACTTCATAATATTCTTGAGTCAGGTAAACTATCTGCCAGCTCTCTTGGGCTTCAGCCTTATAAAATCCTGGTTGTTGAAAGCGAAGAAATGAAACAAAGGCTGATTCCGGCTTTTTATAATCCGTCTCAGATTTCCACATGCTCCCATCTTATTGTTATTATTTCAAAAAAAACAATTGATGAAAGCTACATCCGGGGTTACTTTAATCACATTTCCGAGGTAAGAGACATCCCGTTGGAACAGCTTGACCTTTTCAAAAACAGCATTAGCCAGCATATTACCCAAAAATCTAATGATGAAATTTTCAATTGGGCAGAAAAGCAATCTTATATTGTTCTGGCCAATTTGATGTATGCCGCTGCCATTGAAAACATTGACAGTTGTCCTATGGAAGGGTTCCGTCAGGATCTGATAGAAGAAATTTTGGGACTCAACCCGGAGACGGAAAAAGTCACTGTCACTCTTGCTCTAGGATACCGATCTGATGAAGATGCCTTCCAACACATGAAAAAAGTACGAAAACCAGACGAAAAATTGTTTAAATTTATTTAA
- the nadB gene encoding L-aspartate oxidase, whose amino-acid sequence MIKADVLIIGSGISGLSYAIKVSEQLPDAKIIIVTKSDEDESNTKYAQGGLAVVTNFKKDNFDKHIEDTMRAGDGENKHDVVEMVVKEAPARFNEIVEWGAKFDMKNGEFALGREGGHTENRIVHHKDITGFEIERALLETAKNSPNIEILDHHYVIDIITQHHVPGKELNEGDIHCYGAYILDEKSKAIKKITSKITLVATGGAGHVYKNTTNPTIATGDGIAFVARAKGNVSNMQYYQFHPTALYSKIDGMLFLISEAVRGDGAKLRTKRGEKFMHKYDEREELASRDIVARAIDNEMKISGDEYVGLDCREMNKEKFLDHFPNIYKKCKDEGIDPFTQLIPVVPACHYLMGGIEVDKDGQSSIKNLFAVGECTNSGLHGANRLASNSLLEGLVFGHNAAMKTTELLNKNNFNFDDLKAVPEWNEEGMKIMDEMVIVSYLRKQLQEMMSDLVGIVRSNKRLKMALQKHQEIAAAVNEIYHYSILSPQLSELRNLTTVAYLIITQSMEMTENKGAFYNKDLA is encoded by the coding sequence ATGATAAAAGCGGATGTATTAATAATTGGTTCTGGTATTTCAGGACTTTCCTATGCCATTAAAGTTTCTGAACAGCTTCCTGATGCCAAAATAATCATTGTTACAAAGTCCGATGAGGACGAAAGCAACACTAAATATGCTCAAGGCGGTTTGGCTGTCGTTACTAATTTCAAGAAAGACAATTTCGACAAACATATTGAAGATACGATGCGTGCCGGCGACGGAGAGAATAAACACGATGTGGTTGAAATGGTGGTAAAAGAAGCTCCGGCAAGATTCAATGAAATTGTGGAATGGGGAGCAAAATTCGACATGAAAAATGGAGAATTTGCTTTAGGCCGTGAAGGCGGACATACGGAAAACAGAATTGTACATCATAAAGACATCACAGGATTTGAAATAGAAAGAGCTCTTTTAGAAACTGCTAAAAACAGCCCTAATATTGAAATACTTGATCATCATTACGTTATAGATATCATCACACAGCATCATGTTCCCGGAAAAGAATTAAACGAGGGAGATATTCATTGTTATGGAGCTTATATCCTTGATGAGAAATCTAAGGCTATAAAAAAAATCACTTCTAAAATCACATTAGTTGCCACAGGAGGCGCAGGACACGTTTACAAAAATACGACCAATCCCACCATTGCTACCGGTGACGGCATTGCTTTTGTTGCCCGTGCAAAAGGTAATGTATCCAATATGCAATATTACCAATTCCACCCAACGGCATTATATAGTAAAATTGACGGAATGTTATTTTTGATTTCAGAAGCCGTACGTGGAGACGGGGCTAAATTAAGAACCAAAAGAGGTGAAAAGTTCATGCATAAATATGATGAACGAGAAGAGTTAGCCTCAAGAGATATTGTAGCAAGAGCAATCGATAACGAAATGAAAATCTCCGGTGATGAATATGTTGGATTGGATTGCCGGGAAATGAATAAAGAAAAATTCCTGGATCACTTTCCCAATATTTATAAAAAGTGCAAAGACGAAGGAATCGATCCTTTTACCCAACTGATCCCGGTTGTTCCCGCCTGTCATTATTTAATGGGCGGTATCGAAGTAGATAAAGACGGACAATCTTCAATCAAGAACTTATTTGCTGTGGGAGAGTGTACCAACTCAGGACTTCACGGAGCCAACAGACTGGCTTCAAATTCTCTATTGGAAGGATTGGTTTTTGGTCACAATGCAGCTATGAAAACAACCGAACTACTGAATAAGAATAACTTTAATTTTGATGATCTAAAAGCAGTCCCTGAATGGAATGAAGAAGGAATGAAGATTATGGACGAAATGGTTATTGTTAGTTATCTCAGAAAACAGCTGCAGGAAATGATGAGCGATCTGGTCGGTATTGTACGAAGCAATAAGCGTTTGAAAATGGCCTTACAAAAGCACCAGGAGATTGCCGCCGCAGTCAATGAAATATACCACTACTCTATTCTTTCTCCTCAGTTATCAGAATTAAGAAATCTAACTACCGTTGCCTACCTCATCATTACCCAATCGATGGAAATGACGGAAAATAAAGGAGCATTTTATAATAAAGATTTAGCCTAA